From the Pomacea canaliculata isolate SZHN2017 linkage group LG4, ASM307304v1, whole genome shotgun sequence genome, one window contains:
- the LOC112561754 gene encoding sulfotransferase family cytosolic 1B member 1-like produces MASENPQKLADDTGSEAFIGETGSLNFLGDDPRPLNYTLEGWALPPKRPRLTSWETHIANLRSLQLRDDDIFLCAYPKAGTHWLWEVLSMLVRGTAEYDSRPKEQLMMEFSDFDKLQQIPSPRMFNSHLPFSMLPWKQIKEKRSKVLHVYRNPKDSCVSYFHHMKGRDGDLFNDMVFSDYLELYFYGKLHFDNYFEYMKQMYAFTRDNPDVPILSLSFEDMKKNPAQNVKKLAKFLEIDISDAICEDIAEACNFENLKKNAEFKTRDHPPHHHPNREVNGDEQRKPRHSRSYRKGEIGDWKNYFTVAMSERVDPFIEKQMEGLPYILQYS; encoded by the exons ATGGCGTCAGAAAATCCGCAGAAgctagcagacgacacaggATCTGAGGCTTTCATTGGCGAGACTGGAAGTTTGAACTTTCTCGGAGACGATCCTCGGCCTTTGAATTATACCCTCGAAGGATGGGCACTCCCCCCGAAACGTCCACGATTGACGAGTTGGGAGACTCACATCGCTAACCTTCGTTCTCTGCAGCTCCGTGACGACGACATTTTCCTCTGCGCCTATCCTAAGGCAG GCACTCACTGGCTGTGGGAGGTGCTGTCTATGCTGGTGCGGGGCACAGCCGAGTACGACAGTCGTCCTAAGGAACAGTTGATGATGGAGTTCAGTGACTTTGACAAACTACAGCAAATCCCCTCCCCCAGGATGTTCAACTCACACCTACCGTTCTCCATGTTACCATGGAAGCAGATAAAggagaaaaggtcaaaggtgctACACGTGTACCGAAATCCCAAAGATTCGTGTGTGTCATATTTTCATCACATGAAAGGAAGAGATGGCGACTTGTTCAATGACATGGTCTTCAGCGATTATCTGGAGCTGTACTTCTACGGAAAGT TACACTTTGACAACTACTTCGAGTACATGAAGCAAATGTATGCATTCACTCGAGACAATCCAGATGTACCTAtactttctctgtcttttgaAGACATGAAAAAG AACCCcgcacaaaatgtaaagaagttGGCAAAATTCCTGGAGATCGACATTTCCGATGCGATTTGTGAAGACATTGCTGAGGCATGCAACTTTGAGAACCTGAAGAAGAATGCAGAGTTCAAAACCCGCGaccatcctcctcatcatcatcccaaCAGAGAAGTCAATGGCGACGAACAAAGAAAACCTAGACACTCAAGATCTTACAGAAAAG gagAGATTGGCGACTGGAAAAACTACTTTACAGTAGCTATGAGTGAAAGAGTTGACCCATTCATAGAGAAGCAGATGGAAGGCCTTCCTTACATCCTCCAGTACTCATAA